The genomic window ACTTTTGATCCTGCCGAATTTGTGCTTGCGGGGCAAATCCTAAAAACCGAGTTAACTTCATTAAAAAAGACAGATGAAAATTTACACTTATCCCTTGCGTTTCATCAAACCAACTAATTGCATTATACAGATAAGAAAATAGTTGCTCATCTACATATTGCTGCCTAATACTTTTATACAAAACCTCATTTAAGAACTGAATAATGGTATTCTTAATTACATCGTAAGGAATACTCTTAAATATGGGCATTGGTCTGGCTTCCTGTACTCTTTGTATCTGCGTGTTCTGTTTGTGGTAAACTACCATGTCTAGCAAGTGTAAAGGCTGCAACACATTCATCGGGATTTTTGCCTTTGGCTTTTTAACCCCATTAATGAGATAAGATTGAATACCAAATTTTTCGGTAAACACCTGCACTACCACACTGCTTTCGCTATATGTAGTGGTTAGCAATACAATACCTCGGGTTTTATGCAGCATTTAAAAAATTTTAGGCACAAAAATAATCAAAGCTACGGTTAAAGCCATTAACGCGATTATTAAAACTGCAGCCGCTGCAATATCTTTTACCAAGCCAGCTTTAGGGTTAAATTCGGGAGAAACCAAATCCACCAAGGCTTCAAGTGAGGTATTCATCAGCTCTGCTGCCAAAACACAACCCACACAAATGGCGATAGCCAACCATTCTAAAAACGAAATATTAAATGAAAAACCTGCAATCACAACCAGCAACGCAGCAAACAACTGAACCCGAACATTTAGCTGGGTTTTAATGGCGTAAATTAATCCGTTCAAAGCAAATGTAAATCCTCTAAAAAACTTCTGCATATTTGGTTTAAAGTTACATCATTTTAGCTACAACAATTAGGCAAAAACCTTGTTTATAAAGACAATATTAACGCATATTTAACTTGCCGCATTTTGCATTCCGTCAATTTTATGCGTTCTTTACATTTTTTTAAAGATTTATATGTGGGTAAAACTATCTAATGCAATATTAAAAAACCGCGTTCTCCTTATCGTTTTATTTGTAGCCCTTACCATATTCATGGGATGGCAGGCCAAAAACATCAAACTTTCTTACGCTGGCGCTAAAATACTTCCGCTAACCGATTCGGTTTTTGTGAAGTATAATGCTTTTAAAAAACAATTTGGCGAAGACGGCAGCATTGTAGTGATTGGCGTAAAAAGTGAGAAAATCTTTAAAAAAGAAACTTATAATAAATGGGTGCAGCTATCTAATGACCTTCAAAAGCTGAATGGCATTAAAGGTGTGCTTTCTATCGGTAAGTTTTTCGAGCTCCAAAAAGATACTTTAAATCAAAAATTTACGGTTAAACCGCTTCCTGGCAAAATGCTAGTTACCGATGCTGAAATGGACTCGCTGAAAAGCAAGCTGAACGAACTGCCATTTTACAAAGGACTACTGTATAATACCGAGAGCAATGCCACGTTAATGGCGGTTACCTTCGATCAGAAAATTCTAAATTCGGCAGCTAGAAATCCAATCCTTAAAGAAATAGAAGAAAAAGCATTGGCATTTGGTAAAAGCGAAGGGGTAGACGTTCACTTATCGGGCTTGCCTTACATTAGAACAGCTACCAGCAAACTGGTTTCTAACGAATTTGTGCTCTTTTTAGGCTTATCCATTTTAGTTTCGGCGTTAATTCTAGTGATCTTTTTCCGCAGTTTCTCAGCCGTTTTTTATCCGATTTTGGTAGTAATTATGGGCGTAGTGTGGAGCGTGGGTACTTTAGTGTTGTTTGGCTATGAAATTACCATTCTAACGGGATTAATTCCGCCGCTTATCGTAATTATCGGTATTCCAAACAGCATTCTTTTGCTAAACAAATATCATAACGAACTTAAAAAACACGGCGACAAGCAGAAGGCTTGGCAAATTACCGTAGAACGAATTTCGGTAACTACCTTAATTGCAAATGTTACCGCTGCTATAGGTTTTGGTGTTTTATACTTTACAGGAAGTGAATTATTGATGCAATTTGGCAGTGTGGCTGCCCTAAACGTAATGTTTACTTGGTTAATGAGTTTATGTTTGATACCAGCTATTTTTAGCTATTTACCAGCGCCAAAGAATAAAATTAACGGCACACACAAAGCCAACTTTCTAGATAAAATTCTAGTAAAAACCGACCACTTAGTACAACATAAAAGCGCCACAATTTATATAGTTACCATTATTTTAACCATAGTTTCTTTAATTGGCGTTTACCGCATCAACGTAAACGGATATGTGGTGGATGACCTGCCAAAAAGCTCTAAAATATTAACCGACCTTAAATTTTTTGAAAAGAATTTTGAAGGAATTTTACCGCTAGAAATTAGTGTAGATACTAAACGCAAAAATGGTGTAATGAGCGTTTCTACATTAAAGAAAATTGACAAAATGGAAGAGATGATTTCGGCTTATCCCGAGTTTTCTCGCTCTATTTCTTTAAATACAGGGCTAAAATACGCCACCCAGGTTTTTTACAATAGCGACACCAATTTTTACCGACTGCCAAGCGATTTTGAGAAGAATTTCATCTTAATCTATGCCGCCAACTCTGGTAAAGGCAATGGCGATATGCTTACCAATTTTGTAGATAAACCGAAACAAACTGCTCGTGTGAGTTTCCAAATGGCCGATGTAGGCTCTAAGCGCTTAGACCAACTGTTAGAGGAATTAAAACCTAGGATAGATTCTTTGCTCTCTCCTAAACGCTTTAACGTTACCCTAACTGGCTCTAGCATTATTTTCGCAAAAGGAACTGATTATTTACTAAAGCATCTATTTGAAAGCATTGGCTTAGCCATTGTGTTGATTTCTTTATTACGTTTAGCTCAATTTAAGAGCTTGGGTATTATGTTCATTTCGTTGCTACCAAACATTGTTCCTTTAATTATTACAGCAGGGCTGATGGGCTTTTTTGGCATTCCGTTAAAACCTTCCACCATTTTAATTTTTACCATTGCATTTGGCTTAGCATCTGACCAAACCATTTATTTCTTAACCAGATACCAGCAAGAATTAAACCTAACCAATTACAGCGTAAGCAAGGTAATTACAGATACCATTACCGAAACAGGTGTAAGCATGACACACATTGCATTGATCTTGTTCTTCGGTTTCGGCATTTTTACAGCTTCTACATTTGGCGGTACGGTAATTTTGGGCTTTCTGCTTTCAATTACTTTAATTGTAGCCTTAATTTTTAACCTTACCTTATTGCCTGCATTAATGTTATGGTTAGATAAAAACAAAAAACGCAAAAAAATATCGGAAGCAGAGGTTGCAAAAAACCTTGAGAATTTGGATGATCATTAGCAAATGGATTTTCTAAAAATTGATTATTTAAAAGAGGGTAATGCACTACAAAGAGCTGCTTACCAAACCCTCGTAACGCATCAAATTTTAGAAAAACTAAGCCCATTTGAGCCTATTTTAGCAGGTACCATTCCAATAGATATCAATATCGAAAATAGTGATCTCGATATCATTTGCTGTTGGAAAGAAAAGCAAACATTTATTGAAGTATGCTTTATCAATTCTTTGCAGAAAAAGAAGCTTTTCAAATTAAGCAGACCAACATTGATGGCCAAGAAGCTGTAGTTTGCAACTTTAAAGCAGACGAATTTGAGATAGAGATTTTCGGTCAAAACATTCCATCCAAACAACAAAACGCTTATCTGCATCTGTTAGTTGAGCATCAAATTTTACAACAGCGAGGCGAAGACTTTAGACTTGAAATTATTGCACTCAAAAAAGAAGGCTACAAAACAGAACCCGCATTTGCTAAACTTTTAAATCTGAAAGGCAATCCTTACCAGGCATTGTTAGAACTTTTACCTACAATGAATTGCCAATAATTTCGCAGCATCGGGATAATTACCGGCCAATTTGAAATAGTTACAAGCATTTGCTTTATCCCCAACATTTACATAGCATAAGCCTAAAAAAAACTCGGTTTTACCGTTATTTAAACCCGGCAACGCCAAAGCCTTTTTAAAATAAGGAATAGCCGCCCCTGCCTTGCTTAGGTTAAAGTAATAAAATCCTATATTTTGATTTACATAAATATTACTAGGATCTAATTTTAAGCCTCGCTCGTAAGTATTTAAAGCTTCTTGATGCTTACCGGCAGCAAACAAACGCTGTCCTTCTATAATGTAGTTGGTAATAGCCAACTGGCTGATGGCTTTCTGCACTAAAGTGTCTTTTGGAAAGCTTTTAAGCGCCAAAGCTTTAAAGTCTGCAAGTCCAGCTTTACTGTAACCTGCATTATTTAATGAAAAATAGGCCGTAGACCAACTTTTAGGCTTTGTTACACCTTCTGGAAAAGCCGCATACATCTTTAAGATTTCGGTGGTGTCACGTCGAGACGAAGCAAGTGTAGTTGCCGTTTCAAAGAAATTATCACTGATTGGCCTTTGATAAAAAGCCGATTTTACATAAAAATAAGCGCTATCTGGCAGGCCTCTTTCTGCAGCAATTAAATATTTGTAAAAATTTGGCCTCCCCAAATACGGGTTGATCTTATTGGCGCTATCTAGCAATTTTATTGCCTTATCATAAGCTTTTTCTCTAAAATAATAGATACCAGCATACTCCACAAATGCTTCCGAAGATTGAAAAACATTAGGGATTTTGGGGCTAAGGTTTACCACATCATCGCCCTTTAAAACGCCAGAAGCAGCAAAATTGATGTTATCTGTTTGTATCAAATACTCTAATTTAGAAGTTTTGTAGGCTTGATAGGTAACATACAGCGGGAGCACACACAACACAACAAAACCCAATAAGATCTTCTTATTTAATGAAGTTTTATCTTCAATCTGTTTTTCGGTATTTACAAAAGTAAAAGCCATTAAAAACGAAAAACAAAGCTGCATAGTTGGCCTATAAAAAGGGAAATTAAACAGCGCATCAACACCATAAACAATGAGCAATAGCAAAGTAAGCAAGGCAATGTTTCTAACCTGATTATCCTTGGTTCTTATCAACCGTTTTAAATTGACAAACAAAAGCACCACAAAAATCGAAAAATAAAGCAGGCTGTTAAAAATCCCGGTTTCAGCAGCTAATTCTAGAAAATCGTTGTGCGCATGCAAGGGCACACTAAGGTTCGTCGTTAAGTCGTAAGGAATAGATTCGACACGATAATTTCCCAGACCAATGCCTGTAATAGGATTTTGTTTTGCCAACGCTACGGCAGCCTTGTAAAAAGTAATACGCCTATTGATAGAGCCATCGTTCACGTTAACCTTCGTCAATCTATCTGCTGTAGACACAAACCTTTCATCTGTCTGGGCTTTTTCTAAAACTTGGTTAGCCAGAAAAAGGAAACAACCAAAGGCAGAACTAAAAACAAAAGTTGCATGGCGGTTTGCTTTTTGTTCTCGTTTACCCTAATAAAATAAATTAAAAATACGATGCTTGTGATAATCAGCGATAATATAGATGCCCTTGCGCTAATTAAGAAAATAACAGCCGAAGCGAAAATCAGCCCTATTGTAAGGAACCATTTTTTCCAATTATGCAAATTAACTATCCCGATGTAGATAAACGGTATTTTAAACACTAAACTAGCTGCGAGAATATTGATATTGCCAGCATTACCTTTTAAAATATTGGATTGTAAAGCCTCTACTATTGACTTACTTTTTGCAAAAGTATCAAAATTATACAATACCACCCCTGCCTGAAAAAAAGCACTGACACCAACTAAAAACGCAACCTTAACCACCAAATGCAGCTTATTATAAAATAAAATGCTAAAGTTGATGAACATAGCCAGAACAACAAAAATCTCGGCTATACTTACAACACCCAACGAAACATTTTTCGCAAAAAATATAGAAATGCTACAAAGTACTATAAAACCTATATAAGCGCCAAAAATATAACTTTGCTTAAAGATTGAAATGAGCGATTGTTGATGCAACAATGGGTTCGAATAAATGTAAAGGCCAGTAACAAGATTGATTACCGTTAAGTATAAAAATTGTGGAGCAATGATTTCATAGCTCTTAAAATAAGGCAAGAAATCTATCAATAGGAAAGCCGCCACAAGCAAGAGCACCATAAACTCTTCGTAAGATAGTCCGTTGCTTTTTGCGCCAACATTTGAGGGAGCGGCGTGAATTTTAGATTTGTTTGATTTACTCATGTTACTTGTAGGTATGCAAAGCTTCCATAAACACTTATCATGTGGCTGTTACTTCGCAAATAAAAGTAAAAAAATCTAATTAAATTCTATCGCACAATAAAAGCAATATATCTACTAACCTCAAGCTAAAATAAACGAACTAGAAGAAGTATAGCGATGGCCTAACTTGCATTTAGAGCTTGATTTTCTGGTTCTTTCTCTACAGGCTGCAACTCTACGCTTTTGCCATCCTTATCCGCTTTTTTAGCGAAAACAATTGGATATAAAAAGACAAGTGCGCTGGCAATAAACAATACTCCGGCAACAAATAATGCTACTTGGTTGCCTTCCATCTTATAGTTTTCCATGATTTTTGCGACAATAAGCGCCACAATACCCAAAGCCATTGCTACAACAGCTTTAGTTAGCTTTAAATGTTTGATCATCTTTATTGGGTTTTACCTTTTCTTCGTTTCAATATACTTATGATAACAAAGACCAACCCAATAAGTTCTAAAATCATGCTTAAAAAAAGCACTACTAATGTTATATTTTGGTACGAGCTTTTAAGCAGTAAAGCAGCTGGCATCAATAACACTGCCGCCAACATGCAAAAAAGTCCTCTTTTAATAAATTTATCCATAAAACTATTTCGGGGGCAAAACTACCATTATTCATTCTAAAACCTTAACTTTGCAACCTTAATTTTTTGAGATACTTGATTGATGTATAGGGAATTTAAACAGTTAGAACTAGCTAAAATAGGAGAAGAAATACTAGCATTTTGGAAAGCACAAAATATCTTTGATAAAAGTATTGACAGCCGCCCAAAATCGAAACCTTTTACTTTTTACGAGGGGCCACCATCGGCAAACGGAATGCCTGGTATCCACCACGTAATGGCTCGTGCTATTAAAGATATTTTCTGTCGTTATAAGACCCTAAAAGGATATCAAGTTAAACGCAAAGGCGGATGGGACACCCACGGTCTACCTATCGAATTAGCGGTAGAGAAAAAATTAGGCATCGTTAAGGAAGACATCGGAAAGAAAATCTCGGTAGATGAATACAATGCAGCCTGTAAAGAAGAGGTAATGCGTTATACCGATGTTTGGAACGACCTTACCGAAAAAATGGGCTACTGGGTTGACTTGAAAAACCCTTACGTAACCTACGAAAACGAATACATTGAAACCCTTTGGTGGATTTTACAACAACTCTACAACAAAGGACTTTTATACAAAGGCTACACTATCCAACCTTACTCGCCAGCTGCTGGTACAGGTTTAAGTTCGCACGAGCTGAACCAACCAGGTACCTACCGCGATGTTAGTGATACGACCATTGTAGCACAGTTTAAGGCAAAAGCGGAAACTTTACCTTCATTTTTACAAGGATTTGGTACTGTCGACATTTTAGCTTGGACAACTACGCCTTGGACTTTGCCAAGTAACACTGCGTTAACAGTTGGTCCAAAAATCGACTATGTGTTGGTAAAAACTTTTAACCAGTACACTTTCGAACCAATCAATGTAGTTTTAGCGAAAGCTTTAGTGAGCAAACAATTTGGCGGCAAATTTTTCCTAGCGGAAGATGAAACAGCCTTTACCAACTACAAAGCCGAAGACAAGAAAATTCCTTACCAAATTTTAGCCGAATGCAAAGGCGAAGATTTAGTGGGTATCAGATACGAGCAATTGTTGCCATTAGCTACGCCTTACCAAAATGCAGAAGATGCTTTTCGTGTAATTGCTGGCGATTTCGTAACTACGGAAGACGGCACAGGCATTGTGCACACTGCACCTACTTTTGGCGCTGATGATGCTCGTGTAGCTAAATTGGCTAGCCCTGAAATTCCTCCAATGTTAATATTGGATGATAAAGGTAATGCTGTTCCTTTGGTTGATTTACAAGGGAAATTTGTAGCATCACTAGGAGAATTTGGCGGCAAATACGTTAAAAACGAATATTATACAGAAGGCACAGCTCCTGAGAAATCGGTAGATGTAGAAATTGCGATCCGTTTAAAAGAAGAAAACAAAGCCTTTAAGGTAGAAAAATATGTACACAGTTATCCGCATTGTTGGAGAACTGACAAACCAGCATTTTACTATCCGTTAGACAGTTGGTTCATTAAAACTACAGCCGTTAAAGAAAAAATGGCTGATCTGAACAAAACCATCAACTGGAAACCTGAAGCAACTGGAACTGGTCGTTTTGGCAACTGGTTAGAAAACTTGGTAGACTGGAACCTTTCGCGTTCTCGTTATTGGGGCACACCATTGCCTATTTGGCGTACTGCCGATGGTTTGGAAGAGAAATGTATCGGCTCTATTGCAGAGTTAAAGGATGAAATGATTAAAGGATTGAATAGTGGAGTACTATCAGCAGAGGAGGCAGAAAAGCAAAATTCAATCATTCAATCACTTAATCATTCAAAATTCGATTTGCACCGCCCTTATGTAGATGATGTATTCTTAGTATCATCCAAAGGCGAAAAAATGACCCGCGAAACCGACCTAATTGACGTTTGGTTTGATAGCGGCGCCATGCCTTACGCACAATGGCATTTTCCTTTTGAAAATAAGGAAGAGTTTGAAAATGCTTACCCTGCAGATTTTATTGCAGAAGGTGTAGATCAAACTCGCGGTTGGTTCTTTACTTTACATGCCATTGCGGTAATGTTAAGCGAAAGCAGCGACGAAATCAAAGCGATTAACGAGCGTGTAAACAATCCCGGTATTGCATTTAAAAATGTAGTATCTAACGGATTGGTATTGGATAAAAACGGCGCAAAAATGTCTAAACGTTTAGGCAATGCGGTTGATCCTTTCAGCACTATTGATACTTACAGTGCCGATGCTACACGTTGGTATATGATTTCGAATGCATCGCCTTGGGATAATTTGAAATTTAACCTAGAAGGATTAGATGAAGTGCGCCGTAAGTTCTTCGGAACCTTGTACAATACCTACTCTTTCTTCGCTTTATATGCCAATATCGATAAATTCGAGATTGACTTGAACAACCAAACGCCTGTTGCACAACGTAGCGAGCTAGACCGTTGGATTTTATCGTTATTGCAAAACTTAATTGCAGAAGTTGATGAAGCTTACAATACTTACGAACCAACTAAAGCGGCAAGAGCTATCCAAAACTTTGTGGACGAGCATTTAAGCAACTGGTACATTCGTTTATCTCGTCGTCGTTTCTGGAAAGGCGAAATGACCGAAGATAAAAAAGCAGCTTACGAAACTTTATACACTTGCTTGGTTAATATCGCACAGCTGATGTCGCCAGTGGCACCGTTCTTCTCAGATTGGTTGTATCAAAACTTAACGGAGATTTTACCAGCCGAAGCGAAATCAGAATCGGTACACTTAACGATATTACCAGATGCAGATCAATCATTAATTGATAATGAATTGAACGAACGTATGGAATTGGCGCAAAACATTTCTTCGATGGTGCTATCACTACGTAAGAAAATGGGTATCAATGTTCGTCAGCCGTTGGCAAAAGTACTGATCCCCGTTTTGGATGAAAACTTTAAAGATAAAGTAGAATTAGTGAAGGATTTGATCCTTTCTGAAACCAATATTAAAGAAATTTCATACATTACCGACACTGCTGGTTTCATCAAGAAAAAGGTAAAACCAAACTTTAAGGCTTTGGGCGCTAAAGTAGGCAAGGATATGAAATTGGTAACGGAAGTCATCAATAAAATGAGCCAAGAAGAGCTTGCTCAGTTTGAAAAAGAGGGCACTTTCTCTATACCCAACACTGCATACTCAATACTTTTGAGCGATGTAGAAATTATAGCAGAAGACATCCCAGGATGGCAGGTAACTAATATGGGCAGCTTAACCGTTGCATTGGATATCAATATAACGACCGAACTTAAACAAGAAGGTTTATCTCGTGAGCTGATTAACCGTATCCAAAACTTAAGAAAAGAGTTAAATTTTGAAGTTACCGATAGGATAACGGTAAGTTTACAACAACATAATTTAATTGCAGATGCGGTGGCACAAAACAAACACTACATTTGCAACGAAATTTTAGCTAATGATATTTTGTTAACAGAAAGCGTATCGAACGGAAACAAAATCACCATAGAAGATGTTGAATTGGATATTTTGATTACCAAATTATAAACCATATGGATTAATCTTGGTTTAATATCAGGTAAAACCATATATAGCATCATACCACTAAATTAATTAAGAGATGGAAAAGACTGAAAAAACACGTTACTCTGATAGCGAACTACAAGAATTTAAAGAGCTTATTCAAGAGAAATTAAAAAGCTCAAGGGAAGAATTACAAGCCTTAACTGCATCGCTAAGCAACCCGAACTCTAACGGTACAGAAGATACTTCTGGTGCTTATAAAACTTTAGAAGATGGTTCTGCCACTTTAGAAAAAGAACAAACCAACCAATTGGCAGCCCGTCAGAAAAAGTTTATAGATAACCTTGAAGCTGCATTGGTGCGTATCGAGAATAAAACTTATGGCATTTGCAGGGAAACTGGCAAATTGATCCAAAAGGAACGTTTACGTGCGGTACCTCACGCTACTTTAAGCATGGAAGCTAAATTGAAACAAGGTTAATGAACCCAACGTGATTAAAATAATCATTAAGCTAACAAGCAATGGTTATTTTAATCATCAAAGGCTCCATCTGACATAACAAAAACATCATTAAACATAGATGAAAGGCTACACAAAACCTTTACTTTTAATATGCTTAGTGCTATTGGCAGATCAGGTTTCTAAAACTTGGATCAAAACCAATATGTACTTAGGCCAAGAATTTAAAATCTTGGGCGATTGGTTCATTATTCACTTTACAGAAAATAATGGGATGGCCTTTGGCTTAGAGTTTGGCGGAGAGTTTGGCAAACTAGCTTTATCGTTATTTAGGATTTTGGCAGTTGGAGGCATTGGTTATGCCCTGCACTACATGATCCAGCGCAAATACCATCGTGGCTTAATTTTAAACGTAGCCTTGATATTTGCGGGTGCTTTGGGCAACATTATCGACTCGGTTTTTTACGGTGTAATTTACAAATACGCTACTCTTTTTCATGGTCGTGTGGTAGACATGTTGTATTTCCCAATTATCAAAGGCACTTTCCCTAGTTGGTTTCCGATATGGGCAAACGAGCCATTTGAATTTTTCAGACCTGTATTTAACCTAGCAGACGCTGCAATTTCTGTAGGTGTAATTACCATTCTTATCTTCCAAAAAACTTATTTTAAGGAAGAGGTAAACGATGAAATTGGCATTAACAACGAAAGTGTAGAAGACTAAGGAATTGAAGATTGTAGAATTACGATTTTAGATTTAATCTATACCGTTTTATAAAAACCTCACAGTTGTCGCTGTGAGGTTTTTTGTTTCGTTATGATCGCCATTTCGAGTGAAGAAGCAGCGAAATGGAGAAATCTTTAACCTATAAATTATATTTTAGCCAAAAGATTTCTCCAAAAGGTCGAAACGAAGACAACGATAATTTCCTTACATTTGATAAAAGACCAAATCGTATGTTCAGCAAGAAACTCCTTTCCATCTTCCTATTGTTAATCAGTTTAAACTATTTGGTATTTGCCCAAAAATCCATTAACCTCTTTAACGGAAACGATTTAATAGGTTGGCATGCAGATGTACCCGGAAAAGATAAAAACCCAGATACTGCCGCTTCGTTTATAGTTAGAGATGGCAAATTAGTTAGCTTGGGCGACCCACGTGGACACTTGATTACCAATGCCGTTTATGAAAATTACCGCCTCGATGTAGAATATCGCTTTGCGGGAAAACCCGGAAACTGTGGTGTATTGGTGCATGTTTCTACGCCCAGAGTTTTGTACAAAATGTTCCCAAAATCTTTAGAAGTACAAATGCAACATCAAGATGCTGGCGATTTTTGGTGTATTGGCGAAGACATTACCGTGCCTAACATGGAGGAAAGACGTGGACCAAAAGCAGATTGGAGTATCGATAAAAAAAATGGAAGACGCATTAAAAATTTAACCGATGATTCCGAAAAACCCTTAGGCGAGTGGAATACCATGCGTATCGAGTGCTTGAAGGATAAAGTAAGGGTTTGGGTAAATGGAACTTTAGTTAACGACGGCTACAACTGTACAGCAAACAAAGGACAAATTGCCTTACAGGCCGAAGGTAGTGAGGTAGAGTTTAGAGAGTTAAAACTTACTCCAATTAAAAAATTAAGCAAGTAAGCTAACCAATCAAACCCTACTACTTTCCAACATTTCAACCTTCCAACAATTATTCGTATCTTTGCATATCTTCAAAACATCCCAACGTAAATTGTTGGTTCAGGCACTGTCTTAAGATTTAAAATTACCAATTACGCTCATTAAAGGCAATAATGCCAATAACTATCCAACGTGCCTATCTGGATATAAAAC from Pedobacter sp. SL55 includes these protein-coding regions:
- a CDS encoding 3-keto-disaccharide hydrolase produces the protein MEKSLTYKLYFSQKISPKGRNEDNDNFLTFDKRPNRMFSKKLLSIFLLLISLNYLVFAQKSINLFNGNDLIGWHADVPGKDKNPDTAASFIVRDGKLVSLGDPRGHLITNAVYENYRLDVEYRFAGKPGNCGVLVHVSTPRVLYKMFPKSLEVQMQHQDAGDFWCIGEDITVPNMEERRGPKADWSIDKKNGRRIKNLTDDSEKPLGEWNTMRIECLKDKVRVWVNGTLVNDGYNCTANKGQIALQAEGSEVEFRELKLTPIKKLSK
- a CDS encoding lipoprotein signal peptidase, with the protein product MKGYTKPLLLICLVLLADQVSKTWIKTNMYLGQEFKILGDWFIIHFTENNGMAFGLEFGGEFGKLALSLFRILAVGGIGYALHYMIQRKYHRGLILNVALIFAGALGNIIDSVFYGVIYKYATLFHGRVVDMLYFPIIKGTFPSWFPIWANEPFEFFRPVFNLADAAISVGVITILIFQKTYFKEEVNDEIGINNESVED